GGTCCAGAAATTGCAACACAAGAACCGAGAATGTGTGCAGAATCTGAAACGAGCTCTGGAGGTCAATCCTGAAAATGCTAAAGCGAAAAGGTATCTTATTCGCCTCAAGACGCAGCTGCGCCACCTGCGAAAGAGCCGTCAGCATCAGCGCCGCGCCACTGATCATCAGCGCTATTTTACTGCTCAGTTTTGTCAGCAGCTGTACTTATTTCGACAAAGTGTCTGAACTCTTGCCCCCCAATCCATTTGGACCCACTGAAACAGTATGGCCGGCAGAAAACGATTTCCAACACCATGTGGCCTGCTCTGGAGAAACCCTGCTGATAATCGCCAAATGGTATACGGGCAGCCCTAGAAACTGGCAGGCCCTGGCCCGGACAAATCCGGAGCTCGATCCTGTTCATCTCAAGATCGGTGACAGCGTCAGGATCCCTTTGCACCTGCTGCGCACCACGGCGCCCATGCCCGAGACCTTCGTGGCAAGCCAGGCGAAGAAATCGTCAGTGGCAATTGCCCTGGACTCTCCAGAAAAATCGGTTGACAGGTATTTTGTGCATCGGGTCCGCTGGCCAGGAGAAACGCTCATAACCATAGCCAGATGGTATACTGGAGATCCAGAAAACTGGCAGTCTGTGGCCCAGGCAAATCCCTCCCTCAATCCCGACCACATCAACATCGGGGACACCATCAGAATTCCCCGCCAGCTGCTGAACACCAGCGCCCCCATGCCCGAGGCCTTTGTGGCTGCATCTCTGCAGAAAACTCCGGCAGCACCTCAACCTGCCAGGCCCGCCCCAGTTAAACCGGAGGAACCAGAGGAGGTTGAACTGTTCGGGCCGAAGTAAGAAATGGTGCCTGGCAATGGGCATCCGGCTTCGCCGGGGTTATCGGTTTTCAGTTATCAGTTTTATCGGTTATCAGTTGTCAGTTATCAGTTATCAGTTATCAGTTGTCAGTTATCGGGGTAGAGGACAGCGCTTCGCGCCATCTCAGTCTGATCCTCCACCTGTCCTGAGCCCGTCGAAGGATGCGCCCTACCCGTCGCACCATGCGCCCAATGCCGGTTATTATTATCCGTGCCGTCCGTGTCGAAAAGAATTCGGTCCACAGAACATGGCACAGAACGAAGATGGCGCAAAGCGCTGTCGCCTCCCAGCCTCCTAGCTTCCCAGCCTCCTAGCCTTTCCCCCTGCGCCCCACCTGTCCTGAGCCTATCGAAGGATGCCTGATGCCTCAAATAGCCGATAACCTGGCGCAACCAGAGGCGGAGACGGACGGCTCTTCGCTTTCTTTCTTGACAAGTTGACAAGAAAAATATAATTTTGAAATAAAAAATGACCGGGACAAAAGATATGGAGACGCTAATTGGAAAAGGTTAAAAAGGGGGAGCAGATTGTCATCAGCTACGGCAAGAAGAGGGAGAAGATTGCAATGATTGTCCCCTATCCACCCCATTTTGACAAGCCAGAAAGGAAGATTGGCCTTCTGAAAGGACAAGCTTCGTGCACAATCTATGATGATTTCCATATGAGCGATGAAGAGGTGCTGGATTCGTGAACCTGCTTCTTGACACTCACACTTTCTTGTGGGCCCTGTTTGCCCCAGAAAGGCTGAGTGAAACGGCGGCCAGAGCGATAGTTGCACGGAAAAACGAGGTGTCGGTCAGCATAGTCACCTTTTGGGAAATTTCGCTTAAATATGGGTTGGGGAAGCTCGAGTTAAAGGGGGTGCGACCGGAAGATTTGCCAGATTATGCAACCCAGATGGATCTCGAACTGATAGGAATCAGCCCATCCGAGGCCGCTAGTTTTTATAAACTTCCAAGGCTGCTGCACAGGGAACCCTTTGACCGGCTTATAATATGGCAGGCTATTCAACGACAAATGACATTGGTAACCAGAGACCAGGCATTCGAAGCGTATCGAGAATTTGGTCTCACCACTTGCTGGTAATTCCAGGTCTCGAATTGCCAATTAAACGAGTAATGATAATCAAGGCATTGGGCGCAGGGCGCAAGGCTCATGGCAAAGATTGCGCGAAGCGCTGTACTATACCCTGATAACTGAGAACTGATAACTGATAACCCGGCGCAGCCACAGGCGAAGCCGTACACCCTGCACCTGATAGCTGACAACCCTGACAAACTCCTTGCTTTCCACATTTGGCTGTGATAGGAAATCACCGTTCTCTTGCTTCAGTTTCAGCATACCTTTCATCGGGGCGTAGCGCAGCCTGGTCAGCGCACCTGCCTTGGGAGCAGGGGGTCCCCGGTTCAAATCCGGGCGCCCCGACCATTCCCTTCCTGTTGATTATCTCACCACGCACATGAGACGAGTTGAGAGCTGCCGCAGGCGAAACCGGACGCCCTAACCAGTCAACCAATTGATAGTGGAGAAGACTGGCAAAATGAGCTAGACTAGGCGGAAATTCCACGGTGCTAAAGATTGCCTTCGGAGGAAGATGCCCATGCAGGGATACGGGGTGGTTTTCGAGCACGAAATACTGTTCAGGGACATCGATGCCATGGGCCACGTGAACAACGTGACATTCGTGGCCTTCATGGAAGACGCGCGCATGAAGTACTGGAAGGCTCTGCGGCAGAAGACCGGTCTGAAAAAAATCAATTTTATTCTGGCCGAAGTACGCTGCATCTACAAGAGTCCGGCTTACCTTGGCGAGACCCTGCGGATCGGCATCAGGGCATGCCGCCTGGGGGGCAAGAGCTTTCACTTCGAATACCGCATGGAAGAGAGCAAGAGCGGCCGGTTGGTGGTGGAAGGAAGTTCTATACAGGTCATGTACGACTACCAGCAGCAACAGTCCGTTCAGATAGACGAGGCTACCAGGCAGGGAATGGCAGCCATAGAAGGAGTTCCCCTGGAATCTCTACAGAGTAGAAATTCACCCGGGTCGTAGAGCAGTAAACAGGCCGTGTACTGATCTGGAAAGCACATGAAGGCAAACACCATCATTGCCCGAGCCGCGTTTCTGGCTGCCATGGCCACGCTTGTTCTTTTCCTGTGGCCGGGAAATACAGCATGCCAGCCAGTGACGCCGCCCCTCACCGTGGTGATTGATCCGGGACATGGCGGCAGAGATGCAGGCGCCAGCGGCCTGAGCGGGGTTGTGGAAAAAGAGCTCACGCTTGCCCTTGCCAGGGAACTGGCAGCAGTTCTCGAGAAACAGGGCACGGCCAGGCCGGTGTTGACGAGACAGGACGACTATGCCCTCTCCCTGGACGATCGCGCCGGCATAGCCAACCACAGGAACGGCGATCTGTTCATCAGTCTGCATCTGGGAAACGGCTTTAACCGAAATGCCCAGGGTTTCACTATATATGCCTGGTCACCAGCTGCAAGGCCCCTGGATGCGGCTGGCGCTCGAGACGCCACTGCCTGGGACTGGGGTCAGCTGCCCTACTGGGAGCAGAGCCGCAAGCTGTCAAAGCTGGTCAGGCAGCAAATGGCAGGAGTACTCCACTGGCCAGGCCAGGCAACCGCCCAGGTAGATCTCTATTTGCTGGCCAGGGTGCGAATGCCGGCAATCCTCATCGAACTCGGCTCTGTGAGCAACCCGGCAGAAGCGGCCCAGTTGAAGCAGCCGGACTTCCAGCGCAAGCTGGTTCAGGCGATTGCAGCTGCCATTGCAGAATACCGTGCCCTCCTGCACGCCAAACCGTAAAAGAGAGTGGTTGAAAGGCGCTGGCTGCCTGCTCTGCCAGTTCAGCTGCGACCACCAGCAACTGATAACTGAACCAACTGATGAAGCGCCTTCCTCACATTTTGCTTGTAAATCCATGGATTTATGATTTTGCGGCTCATGATCTCTGGGCCAAGCCGCTCGGTCTGCTCACCCTGGGTGGGCTGCTGCGGGCGCACGGCTATCAGGTGAGGCTGCTCGACTGCCTGGATGTGCACGAGCCGAAGATGAGAGAACAGGCCGGCTTCAAGCCTGCCACGCGGCGCTCTTATGGCACCGGCAAGTTTTACCGCAGGAAAACGGCAAAGCCGCCGCCCCTGCGCCAGGTGGCGCGGCCGTACTATCGCTTTGGCATCTCCTCGGAAATTTTTGTGGAAAGGCTGCTCTCAGGACCAGAGCCGGATGTGGTTCTGGTTACCTCTCTGATGACCTACTGGTATCCGGGGGTCCAGGAAGCAATCAGACTGGTAAAGAGCCATTATCCTGAAACACCAGTGGTGCTGGGCGGCATCTATGCCACTCTGTGCCAGGAGCATGCCCGACGTTGCAGCGGCGCTGACCACGTTGTGGCTGGAGCAGCGGAAAACCGCCTCATCGCCCTGCTGCAGGAGCTCTCCCGCCAGCCGGCTCCTCTGCAGCAACCTGCCCGGAGCCCTGACAGTCTGCCGGCCATGGATCTGGAGGCTCCCCTCGACTATGTCTGCATACTCACCTCGCGCGGCTGCCCCTATCACTGTCCCTATTGCGGCGCCGGCCTGCTTTTTCCGGGATTTGTCCAGAAAAATCCCCTGGCAGTTGTTGATGAGCTGCAGCACTGGCATGAAGGATTCGGGGTGACAGACGCGGCTTTCTACGACGATGCCCTGCTGCTGAACGCCGAGCAGCACCTGCTGCCTATGCTGGCAGAGGTTCGCCGGCGCAAGATGCAGCTTCGCCTGCACACACCCAATGCTCTGCATGTGAGTCAGTTGAGCGCCAAGGTGTGCCAGGCCCTTTTCAACAGCGGTTTTGTTACCATCCGCCTGGGATTGGAAACAGCAGAGGCCCGACGGCAGCAACTGCTGGGCCGCAAAACCACTGTGAGAGACTTCAGCCGGGCAATGAACAACCTGCAGCAGGCAGGTTTTCAGCCGGAACAGATCGGCGTCTACCTCCTTTGCGGCCTTCCCGGGCAGAAGCCTGAGGAAGTGGCATATTCCATAGACATAGTGAAAGACCACGGGGCCAGGCCCTACCTGGCCGAGTATTCGCCAATTCCGGGCACAGCCCTCTGGCCCGCAGCAGTGCGCTCGTCGCCTTTTGATCTGCAAAACGAGCCTCTCTATCACAACAATTCCCTGCTGCCCTGCAGAAGCAGCCATTTCGGCCTGGATGAACTGCAGCGCTTGAAGGAGAGATGCAGGGCAGCGTAGGGCATCCTTCGACGGGCTCAGGACTGGTGGGGCATAGGGCATGGGGTTGATACAGCGCTTCGCGCCATCTCTACTCCATGCTCTATGCTCTATGCCTTTTTCGTGGAGGAATAGCCGTGGAAGTCACTTTTCTTGGTGTGGGTGAAGCCTTTGACGAGAGGGTGGCCAATACGGCCATACTCGTCCGGGTTGCAGCAGGTGGAGAAGGCACTGCGCTGCTGCTCGATTGCGGCTTCTCGGTGCCGGCCAGATTCTGGGAGCTGCGGCTCGGCCCCGACGAACTGGACGGGGTATGGCTGTCTCATTTCCATGCTGATCACACTTTTGGTTTGCCAGCACTGCTGGTTCGCTTCTGGGAGGAACGAAGGCGCAAGGATTTACACATCCTGGGTCAGAAGGGAGTACAGCAATTTACAGAAAGTTGCATCGAGCTGGCCTATCCAGGATTCCTGCAAAGACTCACCTATGCCCTGCGCTTTGTAGAAGTTGAACCGGGTCAGGCTGTCAGCACTCTGGGGTGTTCCTGGAGCACTGCTGTAAATGACCATTCGCAGCGCGACCTGGCCCTGCGTCTGACAGCTGCAGGCAAATCTCTTTTCTACAGCGGCGACGGCCGTCCTACCCCGGAAACAACCGCCCTGGCTCGCGGGGTGCAGCTCCTCATACACGAGGCTTTCAGGGTGCGCACCCCGGTGGCGGGGCACGGCACCGTGGCAGGATGCCTGGCAATGGCTGAATCGTGCCAGGCAGAACAGCTTGCCCTGGTGCACATCCACAGAGAGGTGAGAAGAGAACGGCTGGCAGCCATCAGGGAACTGGCAGCAGCAACGCCTGGTGTGAAAGTGCTCGTACCAGAACCGGGTGAGCGGCTGATGATCTAGTTGTCGATTATTTATGGGGCGCAGGGCG
Above is a genomic segment from Deltaproteobacteria bacterium containing:
- a CDS encoding LysM peptidoglycan-binding domain-containing protein, translated to MPPNPFGPTETVWPAENDFQHHVACSGETLLIIAKWYTGSPRNWQALARTNPELDPVHLKIGDSVRIPLHLLRTTAPMPETFVASQAKKSSVAIALDSPEKSVDRYFVHRVRWPGETLITIARWYTGDPENWQSVAQANPSLNPDHINIGDTIRIPRQLLNTSAPMPEAFVAASLQKTPAAPQPARPAPVKPEEPEEVELFGPK
- a CDS encoding type II toxin-antitoxin system VapC family toxin, producing MNLLLDTHTFLWALFAPERLSETAARAIVARKNEVSVSIVTFWEISLKYGLGKLELKGVRPEDLPDYATQMDLELIGISPSEAASFYKLPRLLHREPFDRLIIWQAIQRQMTLVTRDQAFEAYREFGLTTCW
- a CDS encoding prevent-host-death protein, with product MEKVKKGEQIVISYGKKREKIAMIVPYPPHFDKPERKIGLLKGQASCTIYDDFHMSDEEVLDS
- a CDS encoding ribonuclease Z, yielding MEVTFLGVGEAFDERVANTAILVRVAAGGEGTALLLDCGFSVPARFWELRLGPDELDGVWLSHFHADHTFGLPALLVRFWEERRRKDLHILGQKGVQQFTESCIELAYPGFLQRLTYALRFVEVEPGQAVSTLGCSWSTAVNDHSQRDLALRLTAAGKSLFYSGDGRPTPETTALARGVQLLIHEAFRVRTPVAGHGTVAGCLAMAESCQAEQLALVHIHREVRRERLAAIRELAAATPGVKVLVPEPGERLMI
- a CDS encoding acyl-CoA thioesterase, translating into MPMQGYGVVFEHEILFRDIDAMGHVNNVTFVAFMEDARMKYWKALRQKTGLKKINFILAEVRCIYKSPAYLGETLRIGIRACRLGGKSFHFEYRMEESKSGRLVVEGSSIQVMYDYQQQQSVQIDEATRQGMAAIEGVPLESLQSRNSPGS
- a CDS encoding cobalamin-dependent protein (Presence of a B(12) (cobalamin)-binding domain implies dependence on cobalamin itself, in one of its several forms, or in some unusual lineages, dependence on a cobalamin-like analog.), producing MKRLPHILLVNPWIYDFAAHDLWAKPLGLLTLGGLLRAHGYQVRLLDCLDVHEPKMREQAGFKPATRRSYGTGKFYRRKTAKPPPLRQVARPYYRFGISSEIFVERLLSGPEPDVVLVTSLMTYWYPGVQEAIRLVKSHYPETPVVLGGIYATLCQEHARRCSGADHVVAGAAENRLIALLQELSRQPAPLQQPARSPDSLPAMDLEAPLDYVCILTSRGCPYHCPYCGAGLLFPGFVQKNPLAVVDELQHWHEGFGVTDAAFYDDALLLNAEQHLLPMLAEVRRRKMQLRLHTPNALHVSQLSAKVCQALFNSGFVTIRLGLETAEARRQQLLGRKTTVRDFSRAMNNLQQAGFQPEQIGVYLLCGLPGQKPEEVAYSIDIVKDHGARPYLAEYSPIPGTALWPAAVRSSPFDLQNEPLYHNNSLLPCRSSHFGLDELQRLKERCRAA
- a CDS encoding N-acetylmuramoyl-L-alanine amidase, which produces MKANTIIARAAFLAAMATLVLFLWPGNTACQPVTPPLTVVIDPGHGGRDAGASGLSGVVEKELTLALARELAAVLEKQGTARPVLTRQDDYALSLDDRAGIANHRNGDLFISLHLGNGFNRNAQGFTIYAWSPAARPLDAAGARDATAWDWGQLPYWEQSRKLSKLVRQQMAGVLHWPGQATAQVDLYLLARVRMPAILIELGSVSNPAEAAQLKQPDFQRKLVQAIAAAIAEYRALLHAKP